One Methanocella sp. genomic window carries:
- a CDS encoding exosome complex RNA-binding protein Csl4 — MPEIGDFVIPGDMIGTSEEFLPGKGTYEDRGNIYAIMTGRLTYNKKERSVAVDPVTNIPPTPKEGDIVIGRVTDIKGSVALVELSRIKGHLDREIAGNTQAAIHISNVKDSYVQDLAREFGYQDIVKAKVIDTKNMRLSTVDKNLGVLTSQCPRCKVNLVFENGKLKCPKCEKRESRKLSSDYGKGII, encoded by the coding sequence ATGCCAGAGATTGGAGATTTTGTAATACCCGGCGATATGATTGGCACATCCGAGGAGTTTCTGCCGGGCAAAGGCACTTACGAGGATAGAGGCAACATCTATGCCATCATGACCGGCCGCCTGACCTATAATAAGAAGGAGAGAAGCGTCGCAGTGGACCCCGTCACGAACATCCCGCCCACGCCGAAGGAGGGGGATATCGTTATCGGCCGCGTCACGGACATTAAGGGCTCCGTAGCGCTCGTCGAGCTATCCCGGATCAAGGGCCATCTGGACCGGGAGATCGCCGGCAACACGCAGGCCGCGATCCACATTTCAAATGTGAAAGACTCGTACGTGCAGGACCTGGCCCGGGAGTTCGGGTACCAGGACATCGTCAAGGCGAAGGTCATCGATACCAAGAACATGCGCCTGTCCACGGTCGACAAGAATTTAGGCGTGCTGACATCCCAGTGCCCTCGCTGTAAAGTAAATCTGGTCTTCGAGAACGGTAAGCTTAAATGCCCGAAGTGCGAGAAGAGGGAGTCCAGAAAATTATCGTCCGATTACGGCAAAGGCATAATTTAA
- a CDS encoding DNA-directed RNA polymerase subunit L, with translation MEIKVLNKTDTEIEVEIKGEDHTLMNALKAALLKDKAVKVATYDIVYPGISNPILYVRTTKSEDPIDALKKASKDLAGECETFIDLFKKKAKIRV, from the coding sequence ATGGAGATCAAGGTATTAAACAAGACCGACACCGAGATCGAGGTCGAGATCAAGGGCGAGGACCACACGCTGATGAACGCGCTGAAAGCCGCCCTGTTAAAGGATAAGGCCGTAAAGGTCGCCACCTATGACATCGTATACCCCGGGATCAGCAACCCGATCCTCTATGTTCGGACGACCAAGTCCGAGGACCCGATCGACGCATTGAAAAAGGCGTCGAAGGACCTGGCTGGCGAGTGCGAGACATTTATAGACCTGTTCAAGAAAAAAGCAAAGATCAGGGTATAA
- a CDS encoding METTL5 family protein, whose amino-acid sequence MKKRKLEMLLEQVKGFDSPDVRREQYATPAVVASELLYFAYMSGDLEGSVVDLGCGTGMLAIGAGLLGTKKIIGIDSDIRALEIAKKNASQLDVDIAWVCCDVRDFCGRFDTVVMNPPFGAQEKGNDRPFLDKALEIGKAIYTIHNAGSADFVRGFIEGRGNITDIVALKFPIRHTFKFHTKEIAYIDVELYRILSNEK is encoded by the coding sequence ATGAAAAAAAGAAAGCTGGAAATGCTGCTGGAGCAGGTCAAGGGCTTCGACTCCCCGGACGTGCGGCGGGAGCAATATGCAACGCCGGCAGTCGTCGCGTCCGAGCTCCTCTATTTCGCCTACATGAGCGGCGATCTTGAAGGAAGCGTCGTAGACCTTGGGTGCGGCACGGGCATGCTGGCCATCGGCGCCGGCCTGCTCGGAACAAAAAAGATTATAGGCATTGACAGCGATATACGTGCGCTAGAAATAGCGAAGAAAAACGCGAGCCAGCTCGACGTGGACATAGCATGGGTTTGCTGCGACGTGAGAGACTTTTGCGGACGTTTCGACACGGTGGTCATGAACCCGCCCTTTGGAGCGCAAGAAAAAGGGAACGACAGGCCCTTTTTGGACAAAGCCCTGGAAATCGGCAAGGCCATTTACACCATACACAATGCCGGCTCCGCCGATTTTGTCAGGGGCTTCATCGAAGGCAGAGGCAACATAACCGATATCGTCGCATTAAAGTTCCCCATCCGGCACACCTTTAAGTTCCACACGAAAGAGATCGCATATATTGACGTCGAGCTTTATAGAATACTGAGCAATGAAAAGTAA